The proteins below come from a single Thunnus thynnus chromosome 10, fThuThy2.1, whole genome shotgun sequence genomic window:
- the nbeal2 gene encoding neurobeachin-like protein 2 isoform X1 yields the protein MSNHKGGGMASKERLYELWMLYYTKKDVGYLQQWLEAFVASFERLIDVQSLEPRRLEECSSEVPLLPREVLVFLSTQLWHSALHLSGAAEHNGSTPHPLLLIKFFIIVCRNMENIDPEKTPGFVFETIKLLNFCLDHLKKGQGEQSSLQSVVLYGLVLCESLFDPYQTWRRRLAGEEVSLLERNKYKFSPLALPEELPALFHESLQESEQIPELLTLRLVHLQGAVISGGKKNGLLSITPHSVEDLFSVLQVWCCRTFPVPKDTRLPRMTLQCLTAMIHLLHFSSPAERQVEIRTILESYFQLLNWNRPLSSEQQDRQSWEDSLICLQSQMLTAVPEILQCSDRPVLQAVFLNNNCFEHILRLIQNSKLFQSNRHRMEREVVSDLTTRLLTEVEVDQVWERGSDSITVHALGVLTAIMSNSPSAKEVFKERIGYSQLFDVLKSQGQPTKRLLQELMNMAVEGEHAHAHHLGISNDQPLLLLLQWLPDLFGQRDLQLLVAQWLAAVCGGSLSCRTVAVEAGMVGALLQVLSQPQSLDRQCADALLGLLQDLGSLCLRPEELKSLLRLLRVDQDNAAVVGRVHPYCTRIIRVLSAMAAREGQDSALQYFDLTPPMAGIMVPTVQRWPGSGFAFHAWLCLNMEFPSCHSDFNNRKPPANSGIGAQHDMGKGPRRKQLYSFFTASGTGLEAFFTMEGVLVVAVCTKKDYMAVALPEYPLADSCWHSVAIVHIPGRRPFGQNVVTIYIDGEQRKTAQLRFPSFSEPFTSCCIGSAGHRTTTTTTSPNLPTTSCSSPSPEFAFPAHAPSLIRSQSFPATFAGGRWGSLGDSPVQTIPAGLQDTEWGTPTSLDGLLGTAFICHEALQQTHTRALHAAGPNHVSLFKVDGEISDLNSKLLLYYTPQAFKSQICLDLSPNHQYDGRLTGHRVVNWDIKDVVNVVGGIGVLLPLLEQVCEAEQVYNGGQEISDLLGPELTSPRGPSMLLPLNKSAEGRLERNSIAAFLLMVKNLIRHHPVNQESLLQCHGPSIIGAMLSKIPGSMMDMNVFMACQLLLEQVTGNSPLLQQLYQHLLFDFRIWTKSHFAVCLAHVQYLSSVINKGKQRMKRKYGVQYILDTIRTYYSVEKDGSSLSDEKQTIQTSLFALLKDFLKSPTPEELHSVLAYILTVGEEQQVVRALDVLYELLRSNPPREQVQAVLLEWGVEQLYSLLLNPSFGDEARERVFRVLYKILKSERVSERNKQRIKLKDFGYLGLVCFLEDIPVTMTTVRCLYEQVLATDASPNFRDLLAVISLSHQAELTVRLDVCRKLFHLIYSNEDYVKQLAKQPGWQDVLTKLYVKESYESHAASLAGSSTHSSFEPNYRPPLRRDQSLVIEDARTEVFLSYHTSQDIEDEEEEDEGGQRDISEGFSDLSQSPPSGGGGTLKNFTGSLHFKSFDSVDQESHSSSLSNAVDITSSRPDDEGRDYQPLSPFGSPFDLELSVVGETGTHTPAGSLTNTPSPLEHCKPFPPLRPRKSSSLSNVLDDTSYGTDPPTGDTISNTSNPQQTPEEELCNLLTNIVFSVLWSGSGAEGTGDVVWRERGQVFSVLTKLGSSCQLVRPPDDIRRSLLEMMLESSLSDLRDAQGVSLPFCPSLVRLLRLLQDVLFAEGTDNYTLWSEKIFEGVVNLLDRLQAWHSTPGSPGNTELKEMAQIGLRIITGYIQQQHSQVCVMAFVKLHSLLQTVLCLSWEEVCFLLGQLGAPLWPGGVMDGTNCGHPETFSQLVPIVRTLLDQHADPTTLQNLLPNLPITNGSTTFAQDLKAYCHTLEWQGFYQQQVQPTMEQYKLDTFGRSHDIMSNFWNSCFDDLMSTAFRRDKDRSDSKSKFQEVIVDPYLKRVRSENNRYLICQKQSSSQQGVVWQHWKALRRLLTSERGAWAKRVQPEVKWKLSNAETYSKMRLKLVPNYHYDPHSEASALRDNMGADSPRSSEPLPLAVAKEAKVSDMEDDQLGEEDLVFLDDKVEGEDESQREKLVLSEDCELITIVAVVPGRLEVTTHHLYFYDGSSEKEETEEGIGFDFKRPLSQLREVHLRRYNLRRSALELFFIDQAHYFINFRKKVRNKVYSRILGLRPPNLFYFGSRSPQELLKASGLTQKWVCREISNFEYLMQLNTIAGRTYNDLSQYPVFPWVLCDYTSPTLDLEDPSVFRDLSKPIGVVNPRHAQNVREKYESFEDPTGTIDKFHYGTHYSNAAGVMHYMIRMEPFTTLHIQLQSGRFDCADRQFHSVAAAWQARMESPADVKELIPEFFYFPEFLQNMNGFDLGHLQISQDPVADVLLPCWATSREDFIRKHRKALECEHVSSHLHEWIDLIFGYKQRGEEAVDALNVFYYCTYEGAVDLDAIANETERKALEGIISNFGQTPCQLLKEPHPPRMSAENAARRQARLDTLPLNIFDQLSKLRPFMEVVSDGLPLVQAVVPKSQTHSFIIQGSDILVTVSSNGLIGTHSWLPYDKNIANYFTFTKDPTLTNPKTQRFLSGPFSPGVEISAQVLVVSNDGRLLFSGGHWDCSLRITQLGRGKLVGRICRHIDVVTCLALDLCGIYLISGSRDTSCIVWQVLQQGGFSSGLSPRPVQVLCGHDQEVTCVAISTELNMAVSGSKDGTVIVHTVRRGQSLRTLRPPGDSCVPAQISELQVGMEGHIVVQTSLEERPNRKGKYSIYVYSVNGCLLSSFTMEEQVTALHLVSEYIILGTIQGSLHIRDLCSLDAAVPPLALKVPVRSVSVTKECSHILVGLEDGKLIVVGAGKPEEVRSGQFPRRLWGSTRRISQVSAGETEYNPTENAGK from the exons GGACACCCGGCTCCCACGGATGACTTTGCAGTGCCTGACCGCAATGATCCACCTCCTGCACTTTAGCAGCCCTGCGGAGCGGCAGGTGGAGATCAGGACGATACTGGAGAGCTACTTCCAGCTCCTCAACTGGAACCGTCCGCTCAGCAGTGAGCAGCAAGACAGGCAGAGCTGGGAGGACAGCCTGATCTGCCTTCAGAGCCAAATGCTAA ctGCTGTTCCTGAGATCTTGCAGTGCTCTGACAGACCAGTCCTGCAGGCTGTCTTCCTCAACAACAACTGCTTTGAACACATCCTCAGGCTCATTCAGAACAGCAAG cTCTTTCAGAGCAACAGGCATAGGATGGAGCGTGAGGTTGTGAGTGACCTCACTACACGTTTACTCACAGAGGTCGAAGTGGACCAG GTGTGGGAGAGAGGATCAGACAGTATTACAGTTCATGCCTTAGGAGTCCTCACAGCTATAATGAGTAACTCTCCCTCTGCTAAG GAGGTTTTCAAGGAGAGGATTGGCTACTCCCAGCTGTTTGACGTGCTCAAGAGTCAAGGTCAACCCACCAAAAGGCTGCTGCAGGAGCTAATGAACATG GCAGTGGAGGGTGAACATGCCCACGCACATCACTTGGGCATCAGTAATGACCAGCCtttgctgctgctcctgcagtGGCTGCCTGACCTGTTTGGTCAGCGGGACCTGCAGCTGCTGGTGGCTCAGTGGCTGGCTGCTGTATGTGGCGGTTCCTTATCCTGTCGCACCGTGGCTGTGGAGGCAGGAATGGTGGGGGCTCTGCTGCAGGTGCTCTCACAGCCTCAGAGTCTGGACAGGCAGTGTGCAGATGCCCTGCTGGGCCTCCTGCAGGACTTGGGCTCCCTGTGTCTGAGGCCAGAGGAGCTGAAGAGCCTGCTCAGACTGCTCAGGGTGGATCAAGACAATGCTGCAGTGGTAGGAAGGGTGCACCCCTACTGCACTCGAATCATCCGAGTGCTCTCGGCCATGGCAGCGAGAGAAGGCCAGGACAGTGCCTTGCAGTACTTTGATCTTACACCCCCTATGGCAGGTATTATGGTACCTACAGTCCAGCGCTGGCCAGGCAGCGGCTTTGCGTTTCATGCCTGGCTTTGCCTCAATATGGAGTTCCCTTCCTGTCACTCTGACTTTAACAACCGTAAACCTCCTGCCAACTCTGGCATAGGAGCTCAGCATGACATGGGAAAGGGACCGCGTAGAAAGCAGCTGTACAG TTTCTTCACAGCAAGTGGGACTGGGCTAGAAGCCTTCTTCACCATGGAGGGTGTGCTGGTTGTGGCTGTTTGCACTAAGAAAGATTACATGGCTGTCGCGCTGCCAGAGTACCCACTAGCTGACTCCTGCTGG CATTCGGTGGCTATAGTCCATATCCCAGGCCGCCGTCCTTTTGGCCAGAACGTTGTCACCATCTACATCGATGGAGAGCAGCGCAAAACTGCTCAGCTTCGCTTTCCATCTTTCAGTGAG CCTTTTACCTCCTGCTGCATCGGCTCTGCAGGCCACCGAACCACTACCACCACTACCTCCCCCAATCTGCCTACAACCTCATGCTCCAGCCCGTCACCCGAGTTTGCCTTCCCTGCCCACGCCCCCTCCCTCATCCGTTCCCAGTCCTTTCCAGCCACCTTTGCAGGAGGCCGCTGGGGGTCTTTGGGTGACTCCCCAGTGCAAACCATCCCGGCGGGACTCCAGGATACAGAATGGGGAACACCCACGTCTCTGGATGGGCTCCTGGGCACTGCCTTCATTTGCCATGAGGCTCTGCAGCAAACTCACACAAGAGCTCTACATgctgcag GCCCCAATCACGTGTCCTTATTCAAAGTGGATGGAGAGATATCTGATCTGAACAGCAAGCTTCTGCTCTACTACACTCCACAG GCCTTCAAGAGCCAGATATGTCTGGACCTGTCTCCTAATCACCAATATGATGGCAGGCTGACAGGACACAGAGTAGTGAACTGGGACATCAAG GATGTTGTAAATGTGGTAGGAGGTATCGGGGTTTTGCTGCCCCTGCTCGAACAAGTATGTGAAGCCGAGCAGGTTTACAATGGCGGTCAGGAGATCTCAGACCTACTCGGACCAGAGCTCACCTCCCCTCGAGGCCCCTCCATGCTGCTGCCGCTGAACAAGTCCGCAG aggGCAGACTAGAGAGAAACAGCATTGCTGCCTTCCTGCTGATGGTGAAAAACTTGATTCGTCATCACCCTGTCAATCAGGAGAGCCTGCTGCAATGCCACGGGCCAAGCATCATAGGAGCCATGCTAAGCAAA ATTCCAGGCAGCATGATGGACATGAACGTTTTTATGGCATGTCAGCTGTTGCTGGAGCAGGTAACAGGCAACAGCCCACTTCTGCAGCAACTCTACCAGCACCTGCTCTTTGATTTCCGAATCTGGACTAAAAGCCATTTCGCCGTTTGTCTGG CTCATGTCCAGTACCTGTCATCTGTGATAAACAAAGGCAAGCAGCGCATGAAGAGGAAATATGGGGTTCAATACATTCTGGATACCATTCGCACGTACTACAG TGTGGAGAAAGATGGCAGCAGCCTGTCTGATGAGAAGCAGACGATTCAGACTTCTCTGTTTGCCTTGCTGAAAGACTTTCTCAAGTCTCCTACGCCAGAGGAGCTTCACAGTGTCCTCGCCTATATTCTGACTGTAGGAGAGGAGCAACAG GTGGTGAGGGCCTTGGACGTCTTGTACGAGCTCTTGCGGAGCAACCCTCCTCGTGAGCAGGTGCAGGCCGTGCTGCTGGAGTGGGGCGTGGAGCAGCTTTACAGTCTGTTGCTCAACCCGAGCTTCGGAGACGAAGCCAGAGAGAGGGTCTTCAGG GTTCTATACAAAATCCTCAAGAGTGAGCGAGTGTCGGAGCGCAACAAGCAGCGCATTAAGCTGAAGGATTTCGGCTATCTTGGCCTGGTTTGTTTTCTTGAAGACATTCCCGTAACCATGACGACTGTGCGATGTCTGTATGAGCAGGTCCTTGCTACAG ATGCGAGCCCTAACTTCAGAGACCTTCTGGCTGTGATCAGTCTGTCCCATCAAGCTGAGCTCACTGTTCGCTTGGATGTCTGTCGCAAG CTCTTTCATCTGATCTACTCCAATGAGGATTATGTGAAGCAGCTTGCTAAACAGCCTGGCTGGCAGGATGTTCTTACCAAGCTCTACGTAAAAGAGTCCTACGAGTCCCACGCTGCCAGCCTCGCAGGCTCCAGCACCCACAGTTCCTTTGAGCCAAACTACCGGCCTCCACTGCGCAGGGATCAGTCCCTGGTCATAGAGGACGCTCGCACGGAAGTCTTCCTGAGCTACCACACCTCTCAAGACAtcgaggacgaggaggaggaggatgaaggtgGTCAGCGGGACATCTCAGAAGGGTTCTCCGATTTATCCCAGTCACCTCCTAGTGGAGGTGGAGGCACGCTGAAGAACTTCACGGGCTCCCTCCATTTCAAGTCGTTTGATTCAGTGGACCAGGAGAGTCACTCGTCCTCCCTCTCCAATGCAGTTGATATCACTTCGTCTCGCCCCGATGACGAGGGGAGAGACTACCAGCCCCTCTCCCCCTTCGGTTCACCCTTTGATTTAGAGCTAAGTGTTGTGGGAGAGACTGGTACACACACCCCTGCGGGTAGTCTGACAAACACACCATCCCCTCTAGAGCACTGCAAACCCTTTCCACCGCTCAGACCCAGGAAGAGCTCCAGTCTATCCAACGTGCTGGACGACACCAGCTATGGGACAGATCCTCCAactggagacacaatctctaATACGTCCAACCCACAG CAGACCCCAGAGGAGGAGCTGTGTAACCTGCTCACCAACATCGTCTTCTCCGTGCTGTGGAGCGGCAGCGGGGCAGAGGGCACCGGGGATGTGgtgtggagagaaagaggacagGTCTTCTCTGTTCTCACCAAACTGGGCTCCTCCTGCCAACTGGTTCGCCCGCCTGATGACATCAGACGCAG TCTGTTGGAGATGATGCTGGAATCGTCTTTGTCAGACCTGAGGGACGCCCAGGGAGTGTCTCTGCCTTTCTGTCCCAGCCTGGTGAGGCTCCTCAGGCTGCTGCAGGACGTCCTCTTTGCTGAGGGTACAGACAATTACACACTGTGGAGTGAAAAG ATCTTTGAGGGGGTGGTGAACCTGCTGGACAGGTTGCAGGCCTGGCACAGCACCCCTGGAAGCCCCGGGAACACCGAACTGAAGGAAATGGCCCAGATAGGCCTGCGTATCATCACCGGCTATATCCAACAGCAGCACTCACAG GTGTGTGTGATGGCCTTTGTGAAGCTCCACAGCCTGCTCCAGACAGTGCTGTGTCTGAGCTGGGAGGAGGTGTGCTTCCTGCTGGGACAGCTTGGTGCCCCCCTGTGGCCAGGAGGTGTAATGGATGGCACCAACTGTGGGCACCCCGAGACTTTCTCCCAGCTGGTGCCCATCGTGCGTACGCTGCTTGACCAGCATGCCGACCCCACCACCCTCCAGAACCTGCTGCCAAACCTACCCATCACCAATGGCAGCACCACCTTCGCCCAAGACCTGAAGGCTTACTGTCACACGCTGGAGTGGCAAGGGTTTTACCAGCAGCAG GTTCAGCCTACCATGGAGCAGTACAAACTGGACACATTTGGGAGGAGCCATGACATCATGTCCAATTTCTGGAATTCCTGCTTTGACGACCTGATGAGTACGGCTTTTAGACGGGACAAAGACAGATCAGACAGCAAATCTAAGTTTCAG GAAGTGATTGTCGACCCCTACCTGAAGCGAGTCAGAAGTGAGAACAACCGGTACCTCATTTGTCAGAAGCAGAGCTCCAGCCAGCAGGGGGTGGTGTGGCAGCACTGGAAAGCTCTCCGCAGGCTTTTGACCAGTGAGAGAGGAGCATGGGCCAAGAG AGTTCAGCCTGAGGTAAAGTGGAAATTGTCCAATGCAGAGACCTATTCAAAGATGCGTCTCAAACTTGTGCCGAACTACCACTACGACCCTCACAGTGAGGCCAGTGCCCTGAGAGACAACATGG GAGCTGACAGTCCTCGGAGCTCTGAGCCTCTCCCGTTGGCTGTTGCCAAGGAAGCAAAAGTAAGCGACATGGAGGACGATCAGTTAGGTGAAGAGGACCTTGTCTTTCTGGATGACAA GGTtgaaggagaggatgagagcCAGAGAGAAAAACTGGTTCTGTCTGAAGACTGTGAACTTATCACCATCGTGGCGGTTGTTCCAGGTCGTCTGGAGGTTACCACACACCACCTTTACTTCTATGACGGCAGCAGTGAGAAAGAAGAGACTGAGGAGG GAATCGGGTTTGACTTCAAGAGACCTCTGTCTCAGCTCAGAGAAGTCCATTTAAGGCGCTACAACCTGCGACGCTCTGCGCTGGAGCTTTTCTTCATAGACCAGGCTCACTACTTCATCAACTTCAGAAAAAAG GTACGAAACAAAGTGTATTCAAGGATTCTGGGGCTGCGGCCTCCCAACCTATTTTACTTTGGCTCCCGCTCCCCCCAAGAGCTCCTGAAGGCATCCGGGCTTACACAG AAATGGGTTTGCAGAGAAATCTCCAATTTTGAGTATTTGATGCAACTGAACACCATTGCTGGACGCACTTACAACGACCTGTCGCAGTATCCTGTG TTCCCCTGGGTCCTGTGTGACTACACCTCTCCCACTCTGGATCTCGAGGACCCATCGGTTTTCAGAGACTTGTCCAAACCCATTGGTGTGGTCAACCCTCGCCATGCACAGAATGTCAGAGAAAA ATATGAGAGCTTTGAGGACCCAACAGGCACCATTGACAAATTCCACTATGGCACACACTACTCTAATGCAGCAGGAGTCATGCACTACATGATCCGCATGGAGCCATTCACCACCCTGCATATCCAGCTGCAGAGTGGCAG gTTTGactgtgcagacagacagttcCACTCAGTGGCAGCAGCCTGGCAGGCTCGCATGGAGAGTCCAGCTGACGTCAAAGAGCTTATCCCAGAGTTCTTCTACTTCCCAGAGTTCCTGCAGAACATGAATG GCTTCGACCTGGGACATTTGCAGATATCTCAGGACCCGGTGGCAGATGTTCTGCTGCCTTGCTGGGCCACATCAAGAGAAGACTTCATCAGGAAACACAGGAAAGCCCTG GAATGTGAGCATGTGTCAAGTCACCTCCATGAGTGGATTGACCTGATCTTTGGCTACAAGCAGAGAGGCGAAGAGGCAGTAGATGCCCTCAATGTCTTCTACTACTGCACTTATGAGG GTGCAGTAGATCTGGATGCAATTGCCAACGAGACAGAGCGAAAGGCCCTGGAGGGCATCATCAGCAACTTTGGACAGACTCCCTGTCAGCTTCTCAAG GAGCCTCACCCTCCTCGCATGTCAGCTGAGAATGCAGCTAGGCGGCAGGCCCGCCTGGACACTCTGCCCCTCAATATCTTTGATCAGCTCAGTAAACTACGACCATTTATGGAG GTGGTGAGTGATGGCCTTCCTCTGGTCCAGGCAGTGGTACCGAAGAGCCAGACTCACTCCTTCATCATCCAGGGCTCAGATATACTG gTGACTGTGAGCTCAAACGGTTTAATAGGAACACACAGCTGGCTGCCATATGACAAGAACATTGCCAACTACTTCACCTTCACTAAGGACCCCACTTTGACTAATCCAAA AACGCAGCGTTTCTTGAGCGGACCTTTCTCTCCCGGTGTGGAGATCAGCGCCCAGGTGCTGGTGGTGTCCAATGACGGACGTCTGCTGTTTAGCGGAGGACACTGGGACTGCAGTCTCCGCATCACCCAACTGGGCAGGGGCAAGCTGGTGGGCAGGATCTGCCGGCACATAG ATGTTGTTACTTGCTTGGCTCTGGATCTCTGTGGCATCTACCTCATCTCTGGTTCAAGGGACACATCCTGTATAGTGTGGCAGGTTCTACAGCAG GGTGGCTTCTCCAGTGGCTTGTCTCCTCGGCCGGTGCAGGTCCTCTGTGGACATGACCAGGAGGTCACCTGTGTGGCCATCAGCACTGAACTGAACATGGCTGTctcagggtcaaag GATGGGACTGTGATAGTGCACACTGTCAGACGAGGCCAGTCCCTGCGAACGCTGAGGCCTCCGGGTGACAGCTGTGTGCCTGCCCAAATCTCAGAGCTCCAGGTGGGCATGGAAGGCCACATTGTGGTACAGACCTCGCTGGAGGAACGCCCTAATAGGAAG GGCAAGTACTCCATCTATGTTTACTCAGTTAACGGCTGTCTGCTGTCTTCCTTCACCATGGAGGAGCAGGTGACTGCTCTCCACTTGGTGTCTGAATACATCATCCTCGGCACCATTCAGGGCAGCCTCCACATAAGAGATTTATGCAG CCTGGATGCTGCAGTACCGCCCCTGGCCTTGAAGGTCCCCGTGAGGAGTGTGTCTGTCACCAAAGAGTGCAGCCACATCCTCGTGGGACTAGAGGACGGGAAGTTAATAGTGGTGGGGGCAGGGAAGCCAGAGGAG GTTCGCTCAGGACAATTCCCTCGTCGCCTTTGGGGCTCCACACGCCGCATCTCTCAGGTGTCTGCAGGTGAAACTGAGTACAATCCCACTGAGAATGCTGGCAAATGA